Proteins from one Mastacembelus armatus chromosome 16, fMasArm1.2, whole genome shotgun sequence genomic window:
- the irx4a gene encoding iroquois-class homeodomain protein IRX-4a isoform X1, with amino-acid sequence MSYPQFGYPYSSAPQFLMTTNSLTTCCESTGRSIADSGVAASGQTPVYCPVYESRLLATARHELSSAAALGVYGSPYTGGQGYGNYVTYGTDASAFYSLGTFDTKDGTASAHAGITQATAYYPYDPTLGQYQYDRYGSMDGGTRRKNATRETTSTLKAWLQEHRKNPYPTKGEKIMLAIITKMTLTQVSTWFANARRRLKKENKMTWPPRNKGSDEKRYDEDEDGSQEEQIKSENNDDETRSRPDKDLQLSDLDDFDTLESESSECELKHRYHMNTHMSTTADCPTEHLIKDASLKIAIPVSLGGEQDLSKSCLKTTPDDFQPDSRQQAKACYNQQPQQQGHQILDGKPRIWSLAQTATSLNQTEYPSCMLRCQPPPSSLTPSPAATSPVTGLDNRQDSPVTTLRNWVDGVFHDPLFRHSTLSQALTNTTVSWTTNTKGAILEADRSAAALQQHQDSSKDSAMSFPKSINKLFCS; translated from the exons ATGTCATATCCACAGTTTGGATATCCCTATTCGTCTGCTCCACAA TTCCTCATGACAACCAACTCTCTGACCACTTGCTGCGAGTCAACCGGCAGATCCATAGCCGACTCCGGAGTGGCGGCGTCCGGGCAGACACCAGTCTACTGCCCCGTGTACGAGAGCCGGCTACTGGCCACAGCGAGGCATGAGCTCAGCTCGGCGGCCGCGCTGGGCGTGTACGGGAGCCCATACACCGGCGGTCAAGGCTATGGGAATTACGTTACATACGGCACGGACGCCTCGGCTTTCTACTCTCTG GGTACATTCGATACAAAAGATGGCACAGCTTCTGCGCATGCGGGAATAACCCAGGCGACAGCGTACTACCCTTATGATCCTACTTTGGGACAGTATCAGTATGACAG ATATGGTTCCATGGATGGGGGAACAAGGCGGAAGAACGCTACGCGTGAGACAACAAGTACGCTGAAGGCCTGGCTGCAGGAGCACAGGAAGAACCCATACCCAACTAAAGGCGAGAAGATCATGCTGGCCATCATCACAAAGATGACCCTGACACAGGTCTCCACCTGGTTCGCAAACGCCAGGCGGAGGCTCAAGAAGGAGAACAAGATGACCTGGCCGCCCAGAAACAAGGGCTCGGACGAGAAGAGATATGACGAGGATGAGGATGGCTCTCAGGAGGAGCAGATAAAGAGTGAGAACAACGATGATG AGACGAGGAGTCGGCCTGATAAGGATCTTCAGTTGAGCGACCTGGACGATTTCGACACGCTGGAGTCTGAGAGCTCGGAGTGTGAGCTGAAGCACCGATAccatatgaacacacacatgtcaACGACGGCCGACTGTCCCACCGAGCACCTCATCAAGGACGCGTCTCTAAAAATCGCCATCCCCGTTTCTCTCGGGGGGGAGCAGGACTTGAGCAAAAGTTGTCTGAAAACGACTCCGGATGACTTCCAGCCGGACAGCAGACAGCAGGCAAAGGCGTGCTATAATCAGCAGCCCCAGCAGCAAGGTCACCAGATATTAGACGGCAAACCTCGGATCTGGTCTTTGGCCCAGACCGCGACGTCCCTGAACCAGACTGAGTACCCATCCTGTATGCTGAGGTGCCAGCCGCCGCCCTCCTCCCTAACCCCGTCCCCCGCCGCTACCTCACCCGTGACCGGTCTGGACAACAGGCAGGACTCCCCGGTCACGACCCTGAGAAACTGGGTGGACGGGGTTTTCCACGACCCCTTGTTCAGGCACAGCACTTTGAGCCAGGCACTGACCAACACCACCGTCTCTTGGACCACGAACACCAAAGGCGCCATTCTGGAGGCTGACAGGAGCGCGGCGGCCTTGCAGCAGCACCAAGACTCCTCCAAAGACAGTGCCATGAGTTTCCCAAAAAGCATCAACAAACTTTTCTGCTCctaa
- the irx4a gene encoding iroquois-class homeodomain protein IRX-4a isoform X2, whose product MTTNSLTTCCESTGRSIADSGVAASGQTPVYCPVYESRLLATARHELSSAAALGVYGSPYTGGQGYGNYVTYGTDASAFYSLGTFDTKDGTASAHAGITQATAYYPYDPTLGQYQYDRYGSMDGGTRRKNATRETTSTLKAWLQEHRKNPYPTKGEKIMLAIITKMTLTQVSTWFANARRRLKKENKMTWPPRNKGSDEKRYDEDEDGSQEEQIKSENNDDETRSRPDKDLQLSDLDDFDTLESESSECELKHRYHMNTHMSTTADCPTEHLIKDASLKIAIPVSLGGEQDLSKSCLKTTPDDFQPDSRQQAKACYNQQPQQQGHQILDGKPRIWSLAQTATSLNQTEYPSCMLRCQPPPSSLTPSPAATSPVTGLDNRQDSPVTTLRNWVDGVFHDPLFRHSTLSQALTNTTVSWTTNTKGAILEADRSAAALQQHQDSSKDSAMSFPKSINKLFCS is encoded by the exons ATGACAACCAACTCTCTGACCACTTGCTGCGAGTCAACCGGCAGATCCATAGCCGACTCCGGAGTGGCGGCGTCCGGGCAGACACCAGTCTACTGCCCCGTGTACGAGAGCCGGCTACTGGCCACAGCGAGGCATGAGCTCAGCTCGGCGGCCGCGCTGGGCGTGTACGGGAGCCCATACACCGGCGGTCAAGGCTATGGGAATTACGTTACATACGGCACGGACGCCTCGGCTTTCTACTCTCTG GGTACATTCGATACAAAAGATGGCACAGCTTCTGCGCATGCGGGAATAACCCAGGCGACAGCGTACTACCCTTATGATCCTACTTTGGGACAGTATCAGTATGACAG ATATGGTTCCATGGATGGGGGAACAAGGCGGAAGAACGCTACGCGTGAGACAACAAGTACGCTGAAGGCCTGGCTGCAGGAGCACAGGAAGAACCCATACCCAACTAAAGGCGAGAAGATCATGCTGGCCATCATCACAAAGATGACCCTGACACAGGTCTCCACCTGGTTCGCAAACGCCAGGCGGAGGCTCAAGAAGGAGAACAAGATGACCTGGCCGCCCAGAAACAAGGGCTCGGACGAGAAGAGATATGACGAGGATGAGGATGGCTCTCAGGAGGAGCAGATAAAGAGTGAGAACAACGATGATG AGACGAGGAGTCGGCCTGATAAGGATCTTCAGTTGAGCGACCTGGACGATTTCGACACGCTGGAGTCTGAGAGCTCGGAGTGTGAGCTGAAGCACCGATAccatatgaacacacacatgtcaACGACGGCCGACTGTCCCACCGAGCACCTCATCAAGGACGCGTCTCTAAAAATCGCCATCCCCGTTTCTCTCGGGGGGGAGCAGGACTTGAGCAAAAGTTGTCTGAAAACGACTCCGGATGACTTCCAGCCGGACAGCAGACAGCAGGCAAAGGCGTGCTATAATCAGCAGCCCCAGCAGCAAGGTCACCAGATATTAGACGGCAAACCTCGGATCTGGTCTTTGGCCCAGACCGCGACGTCCCTGAACCAGACTGAGTACCCATCCTGTATGCTGAGGTGCCAGCCGCCGCCCTCCTCCCTAACCCCGTCCCCCGCCGCTACCTCACCCGTGACCGGTCTGGACAACAGGCAGGACTCCCCGGTCACGACCCTGAGAAACTGGGTGGACGGGGTTTTCCACGACCCCTTGTTCAGGCACAGCACTTTGAGCCAGGCACTGACCAACACCACCGTCTCTTGGACCACGAACACCAAAGGCGCCATTCTGGAGGCTGACAGGAGCGCGGCGGCCTTGCAGCAGCACCAAGACTCCTCCAAAGACAGTGCCATGAGTTTCCCAAAAAGCATCAACAAACTTTTCTGCTCctaa